The DNA segment AAGTTAATAATGAGTTGAATAACTTTGGTAAGTGTTTATAATACCTCTCGACCAGGGGAAAGCGACGAGCGTCAAACCCATCGGGCCGTACTAACGGAATACGGTGGTAGGCCCAAGAAAGCATCAAGCTGACATATCCTCCCAAGTTGCGCTGACCATGCTCCGTGGCCCGGCACATCTGACGGTACATCCATGCCAGCACATCTGAACCCTATGACAACCGGTCACACGCATCAAGGTTCTCCAGCAGAGGAAGCCACCTGAAATGCACTCGAGAGTCAGATGCATCGGGGAAGAGGATACCACCTATCAACTGCATGATGTATCCTCTTGTATATCTCATCAGGCGCTCTTCTGTGGCATCCTGCTCTAGCTCTCCATAAACCGTGTTGTGGAACCAAGAGAGCTTCATAGTCCACTTCGTCTGAGACTGTCTGTCCTTTGGACTGGGAACAACACCCAGTATCTGCTCATATAACTCTTTAATAGTCCATCCCTGGTAGTGTTGCTCCCACCCACCTATGCATCCACTCACAGGATCATCGTCAATCTTGAGTCCCAACTGATAGGCCACGTCCTGTAGGGTGATAGTCATCTCCTCGTACGGTAAATGAAATGTGTAGGACTCAAGCCTCTACCTCTCTATCAACGCCAAGGAAAGAGACCAATCATGCTCAAACTCGACCATATATGCGACGTACTCAAACCCGGCTCATATCAGATATGGCCTAATCTGCTCCAGCGGCCGTGTCATCAAATTCCGTCTGTTGCGCAAGATCCAAGGCGCCTACCAaacggaaaaaaaaattaataaaagaaggTACCGTGAATAAATACAATAGCAAGTTCACTTTTTATTTAAtacaataacataaaaaaggttaaaaaatcATACCACTCGATCAAGCCTCCCAGCGATGTGCTCAGCGTGATTCAATCTATACATCTCATGCTCATAACCCAATAACTGTTGCTCCATTGAAACACAatctagtaaaataaaatcacacactagattattaaaaaataaactaaatgaaAAATACCTTATAAACCTACTAACTTTAAGCTTAAccctaaatttaattgattattcgACTAATTACCTTCTAATTCACAACGCAATCTAATACCTCTGactaaattatctaataatataCTTTTCTATATTCTTTAATATGTTCATAGACAGCCACTATACTAAAAGACGGTGACATAATATGATCCACATAACATAACAACACTTAAAAGTACGtgtaactaactaacatgtaaacaATAAATCTGTTATTCTAACCTGCAAATGATTTATACCTAACAATCTTAACTAACATGTAAACAGTAAACCAAATAATTCtaattaagatttaaaaaaagagACTATTATTTACTAACCTGGAACTGAGAAAATCACCCACACTAAACTTCACGGATGTCGAAAAGGTAGAAAAaagtaacaaagaaaatttggaagagagaatagaagaaaaaagaggaaaaaaaatggTCCCACTAGTATATATAATGTGCCGTACTCATCATAAAATTCGCCGGGAGGGGACGGCGAACTTGCccttaatacaaaaaaatgatatctttaaaaataaagttgaaaaatcttttctgaaaaaaaaataatttttattttataaatgaaaaaaatcctTAGTTATGATGTATGTTGATGATGTGAAGATGGAGTTGAAAAAtaattgatgatggtgatgattgATAATAATTATGATATTAAACAGggaagataaaaagaaaaaaaattgaaaacaaacaaagcaaacatattttcaaaataaaaaatttgaaaatgaaagaaaaatttatagaaaaaaaatagaaaataaaactaaaaatattttttaatgtaaaaacttacatgtaattatttttatataaaattattagttgataattattataaaatttaatatatttaactaaattattatttaacaattctCATCTATTTattaactttatataaaaaaatgtgcaTGAGTCTTCATAATTTTCTAAATCTAAACACATTCTTAGAAATTTTCAACTGTGGGAGACCAAAAAccttttttatgaaaatacaattttaattgTGGATTTGTGAGTAATAAAATTGTAGATCATAACACAGCTATTAGAcctaaaaaattagtatatcttAATGTgtccaaaagtaaaaaaaaaaatgtagatAATATAGTGAAAACTAATTGTACATTCTTTTGTCAAATATATAAAACCTATAATGCACAGAAACTAATCAAGATACGATGTAATATGAAATACGAAGATACATACATTTTAAATTCTTATAACATATCAGAATacgacatatatataaaatacaaattatttattagataaattataacaatttaataataaaattgtgcACGCTGAGAGTCTGAGATATGATGGTATTTAGATATGCCTAAGTGTCCAATAAgttaaacacaaaaaatacgTGTGGTGAACAAGTATCGATAAGTGTCGTATTTAAAATGTATGCGACATGTATTATCTCACAATTTTGTATTTATGCCTGCAAAATAAGAAACAATATCTTTCTACCTCAATTTTGCAGTCACTACTAGCGTAATAATTGTAGAAGAAcgtgttttatttaaattcggAGCCACTGCTAGCGTATTAAGGAAGAACATTTCtgtaattgaaataaatttttgagGTTTCTGCTTCTTGATGAGTACTTTTAGAACGAATGATAGAGATAATGGCCTCCTAACTCAGTCAATCATTAAAGGAGAGGTCATAAGAATTCACGTTGAGATTGACAAATTGATCCAACACCGATTTACTTTGTTTCATTTTTACTCGTTAATTTACATTTACTCGTTATTATAGGTAAAAGTATTGATATGATAAAAAGCATTTGTGGAACCGCCAACTTGAGGTTGAAGGAAAGGCCAATGTACATCTAATTGTAATTTGATTATAATACGAGTTTAATTTCattatattgtttatttattgtaaaatttgattataaaatataaattaaaaaataaaatattattttgctCAACTTCTatcctttataatttttttttaagttagaaATAAGATTCAAATTCGAAACCTCTAAGTAAAAATGAagagattatgtcatttgaactataatttgttaattattttttttacaatttaacAGAGAAAAAATGGTTTTACATATGATATAAGACCTTCATgataacgatgatgatgatgtgaggtgaaaaaaaacataatatcgtaatttttttataaattaatttttttcttttaattttttaatgtatcTAAAATGTTTTAGGAATTTGCTTCTACGATACTAATATCATAGAATTTATTACCAACATTTATCATATATCACCTCTTTTATTAGTAATTTGTGATCGAGTTAACAGTAGGAATTTTAAAACGTTCACAAtataatgaaaaaatagaaataatattaataattattcattatgaaataaaaatgaaaatttgcCCAAGCATAAACTTTAAGGTAGGATAGATGGATAAAAATTACTTCTAATGAAATTGAAAGTACAACCAAAcatgttttaaatttaaagcATAACTAACCCTACCGTCCTACGGTTTTTTTAAAGGGTATTTAAGCACCACTTGAAAAGTGTTAAAGTTGAAGCcaagagaaaaacgaaaaacatAGTAcgatgaaaagagaaaaagcaatTAAATAGATGAAAAAAAGTTGGTCCGAGGAAGATCATGATTTTGTGTGATCCACTTCTCCGTGTTCAACGCCGATCCTTTTATAGCTGTCTGCAGCCACATCAATGAATT comes from the Arachis duranensis cultivar V14167 chromosome 7, aradu.V14167.gnm2.J7QH, whole genome shotgun sequence genome and includes:
- the LOC110273526 gene encoding protein MAIN-LIKE 2-like, encoding MTITLQDVAYQLGLKIDDDPVSGCIGGWEQHYQGWTIKELYEQILGVVPSPKDRQSQTKWTMKLSWFHNTVYGELEQDATEERLMRYTRGYIMQLIGGILFPDASDSRVHFRWLPLLENLDACDRLS